One region of Glycine max cultivar Williams 82 chromosome 9, Glycine_max_v4.0, whole genome shotgun sequence genomic DNA includes:
- the LOC100809617 gene encoding chitinase-like protein 2, which yields MSPTWVFVLGVAAMLVVVSGQSSVKPLVKTVKGKKVCDKGWECKGWSAYCCNETISDYFQTYQFENLFAKRNSPVAHAVGFWDYRSFITAAALYQPHGFGTTGGKTSGQKELAAFFGHVGSKTSCGYGVATGGPLAWGLCYSKELSPDKFYCDDYYKLTYPCTPGAAYYGRGAIPLYWNYNYGKAGEALKVDLLNHPEYIEQNATLAFQAALWQWMTPPEKHLPSPHDVFVGNWKPTKNDTLSKRVPGFGATINLLYGDQTCGQGSDNEAMNNIISHYLYYLDLLGVGREEAGPNEVLSCAEQAAFKPSGSPSSATN from the exons ATGAGTCCAACATGGGTTTTTGTGTTAGGTGTTGCAGCAATGTTGGTGGTTGTGAGTGGACAATCATCAGTGAAGCCTTTGGTGAAGACAGTGAAGGGGAAGAAGGTGTGTGACAAAGGGTGGGAGTGCAAAGGTTGGTCTGCATATTGCTGCAATGAGACTATCTCCGACTACTTCCAGACATACCAGTTTGAGAACCTCTTCGCGAAGCGCAATTCGCCGGTGGCACATGCTGTTGGTTTCTGGGACTACCGTTCTTTCATCACCGCTGCTGCACTGTACCAGCCTCACGGCTTTGGCACCACTGGGGGAAAGACCAGTGGCCAGAAGGAACTTGCTGCTTTCTTTGGCCATGTTGGCAGCAAGACCTCTT GTGGTTATGGGGTGGCTACAGGGGGACCCTTAGCCTGGGGCTTATGCTACAGCAAGGAATTGAGTCCTGATAAATTCTACTGCGATGACTACTATAAATTAACCTACCCTTGCACTCCTGGCGCAGCATACTATGGCCGTGGTGCCATCCCACTTTACTG GAACTACAACTATGGAAAAGCCGGGGAAGCCTTGAAGGTGGATCTGTTGAACCATCCAGAATACATAGAACAAAACGCCACTCTAGCCTTCCAGGCTGCACTCTGGCAGTGGATGACCCCACCAGAGAAGCACCTACCATCACCCCATGATGTCTTTGTTGGCAACTGGAAACCCACAAAAAATGACACATTGTCCAAAAGGGTACCCGGATTTGGTGCCACAATAAACTTGCTCTATGGGGATCAAACTTGTGGTCAGGGATCAGATAATGAGGCCATGAACAACATCATTTCACACTATCTTTATTATCTTGATCTCTTGGGTGTTGGCAGAGAAGAGGCAGGGCCTAATGAAGTTCTCTCCTGTGCTGAACAAGCTGCTTTTAAGCCCTCTGGCTCACCATCTTCTGCCACAAATTGA
- the LOC100812823 gene encoding beta-D-xylosidase 1, giving the protein MWKPNHVSSFFCFCAPQKPIERRNSPSINNPPHSPSLFIPNPHFKILIIMACENDKKGHLLLALGLVLCVTLTFFPRVTEGRVPFACDPRNGLTRGFKFCNTHVPIHVRVQDLIARLTLPEKIRLVVNNAIAVPRLGIQGYEWWSEALHGVSNVGPGTKFGGAFPGATMFPQVISTAASFNQSLWQEIGRVVSDEARAMYNGGQAGLTYWSPNVNIFRDPRWGRGQETPGEDPTLAAKYAASYVKGLQGDGAGNRLKVAACCKHYTAYDLDNWNGVDRFHFNAKVSKQDLEDTYDVPFKACVLEGQVASVMCSYNQVNGKPTCADPDLLRNTIRGQWGLNGYIVSDCDSVGVFFDNQHYTRTPEEAAAEAIKAGLDLDCGPFLAIHTDSAIRKGLISENDLNLALANLITVQMRLGMFDGEPSTQPFGNLGPRDVCTPAHQQLALEAARESIVLLQNKGNSLPLSPSRLRIVGVIGPNTDATVTMIGNYAGVACGYTTPLQGIARYVKTAHQVGCRGVACRGNELFGAAEIIARQVDATVLVMGLDQTIEAETRDRVGLLLPGLQQELVTRVARAAKGPVILVIMSGGPVDVSFAKNNPKISAILWVGYPGQAGGTAIADVIFGATNPGGRLPMTWYPQGYLAKVPMTNMDMRPNPATGYPGRTYRFYKGPVVFPFGHGLSYSRFSQSLALAPKQVSVQILSLQALTNSTLSSKAVKVSHANCDDSLETEFHVDVKNEGSMDGTHTLLIFSKPPPGKWSQIKQLVTFHKTHVPAGSKQRLKVNVHSCKHLSVVDQFGVRRIPTGEHELHIGDLKHSINVQTTH; this is encoded by the exons ATGTGGAAACCCAATCATGTAAGTAGTTTCTTTTGTTTCTGTGCCCCCCAAAAACCCATTGAAAGACGCAACTCCCCCTCTATAAATAACCCACCCCACTCACCATCACTCTTCATTCCAAAcccacattttaaaattttgatcatCATGGCCtgtgaaaatgacaaaaaaggcCACCTATTACTTGCCCTAGGGCTAGTGCTCTGCGTCACCCTGACCTTCTTCCCAAGGGTGACCGAAGGGAGGGTGCCCTTTGCATGCGACCCTAGGAACGGGCTCACGAGGGGGTTCAAGTTCTGCAACACGCACGTGCCGATCCACGTGAGGGTGCAGGACCTCATAGCGAGGCTCACATTGCCGGAAAAAATTAGGCTCGTCGTTAACAATGCCATCGCCGTGCCCAGGCTCGGCATCCAAGGATACGAGTGGTGGTCGGAGGCGCTCCACGGCGTCTCCAATGTGGGCCCCGGCACCAAGTTCGGTGGGGCCTTCCCTGGCGCCACCATGTTCCCTCAAGTCATCTCAACCGCTGCTTCGTTTAATCAGTCGCTGTGGCAGGAAATTGGACGG GTGGTGTCTGATGAAGCAAGAGCAATGTACAACGGTGGACAGGCTGGTTTGACGTATTGGAGTCCTAATGTGAACATTTTCCGTGACCCACGGTGGGGCCGTGGCCAAGAGACTCCCGGCGAGGACCCGACATTGGCCGCAAAATACGCCGCCAGCTATGTCAAAGGACTCCAAGGCGATGGTGCCGGAAATCGCCTCAAGGTTGCTGCTTGTTGTAAACACTACACTGCCTATGATCTTGATAATTGGAATGGTGTGGACAGGTTTCATTTCAACGCCAAG GTGAGTAAACAGGATTTGGAGGACACTTATGATGTACCATTTAAAGCGTGCGTGTTGGAAGGGCAAGTGGCAAGTGTGATGTGCTCCTACAATCAGGTGAATGGCAAGCCCACGTGTGCTGACCCTGATCTCCTTCGCAACACTATTCGTGGCCAATGGGGCCTCAATGG GTATATTGTTTCGGACTGTGACTCGGTTGGAGTTTTCTTTGACAATCAACACTACACAAGAACACCTGAGGAGGCAGCTGCTGAGGCCATCAAAGCTGGCCTGGACTTGGATTGTGGCCCATTCTTGGCTATCCACACTGATTCTGCCATTAGGAAGGGACTCATTTCAGAAAATGATCTTAACCTTGCATTGGCCAACCTTATTACAGTCCAAATGAGATTGGGTATGTTCGACGGTGAACCATCAACCCAACCATTCGGAAACTTGGGCCCAAGAGATGTTTGCACCCCAGCCCATCAACAATTGGCCCTTGAAGCAGCTAGAGAGAGTATAGTCTTGCTACAAAATAAAGGAAACTCCCTACCACTATCCCCTTCAAGACTTCGTATCGTAGGAGTCATTGGACCCAATACGGATGCTACCGTTACAATGATCGGAAACTATGCTG GTGTGGCATGTGGTTATACCACCCCTTTGCAAGGAATTGCGAGGTATGTAAAGACGGCTCATCAAGTAGGTTGTAGGGGTGTCGCTTGCAGGGGAAATGAACTATTTGGTGCCGCAGAGATCATAGCTAGGCAAGTTGATGCGACTGTTCTAGTAATGGGCCTTGACCAAACCATAGAAGCGGAAACAAGAGATAGGGTTGGGCTTCTCTTACCAGGCCTTCAACAAGAACTTGTGACTAGGGTGGCCAGGGCCGCTAAGGGCCCCGTTATCTTGGTCATCATGTCTGGTGGCCCGGTTGATGTTTCGTTTGCTAAAAATAACCCTAAGATTAGTGCCATTTTGTGGGTTGGTTATCCTGGCCAAGCTGGGGGAACTGCCATTGCTGATGTGATCTTTGGTGCAACCAACCCAG GAGGAAGGTTACCCATGACATGGTACCCACAAGGGTATTTGGCTAAAGTGCCGATGACAAACATGGACATGCGTCCAAACCCAGCAACAGGATACCCAGGAAGAACCTACAGATTCTACAAAGGACCAGTGGTGTTCCCATTTGGACATGGACTAAGTTACTCAAGATTCAGCCAAAGCTTAGCACTTGCTCCAAAACAGGTCTCGGTGCAAATACTGAGCCTCCAAGCCTTGACAAACTCAACCCTCTCAAGCAAAGCAGTGAAGGTGAGCCATGCCAATTGTGACGACTCATTGGAGACGGAATTCCACGTTGACGTGAAAAACGAAGGCTCAATGGATGGGACCCACACCCTTCTCATATTCTCGAAACCACCCCCGGGAAAATGGTCACAAATTAAACAGTTGGTGACCTTCCACAAGACCCATGTTCCTGCTGGCTCCAAGCAACGACTTAAGGTTAATGTTCATTCCTGCAAACACTTGTCCGTTGTGGACCAGTTTGGGGTTCGAAGAATCCCAACCGGTGAACATGAACTCCACATTGGTGATCTCAAACATTCAATTAATGTCCAAACTACGCATTGA